The Lewinellaceae bacterium nucleotide sequence GACTTTCGTAGACCACGTACATCGCCAGTTGGTGGCAACGCGTACCCTGGCTCATCGGTTGGTTGAAAACAGGGGCGTAGTTCCCTTTTGCCGCATTGATCATGGCTCCGGGCGTATAATCCATGGGGCCGGCCACCATACGGATGAACGGCAGGGTGACATTGTGTTCCGGGGTTTCTTTCTCCGTCCATTTGCTTTGTTCCAATCCACAGACACCTTCACGGGTAAGCACGTTCGGATACTTGCGATGCAGTCCCGCCGGTTTGTAGGAACCGTGGAAATCGACCAGCATTTTTCTTTTGGCGGCTTCTTTAGCAATCCTTTCGTAATAATTCACCATCCACTGATCGTCGCGCTGCATGAAATCCACTTTAATGCCTTTGATGCCCCATTTTTCAAACTGGTCCAAGGCCACTTCCAACTGGTCATCCAGCGTTTTCCAGACCACCCAAAGGATGAGTCCTACATTTTTTTCCTTGCCGTAACGGACCAACTCCTCCATATCGATTTCCGGTACAATACTCATCAGGTCGCCAAGTTTGTACCAGCCTTCATCGAGGATGATGTATTCGATGCCGTTTTCGGAAGCAAAATCGATGTAGTATTTATACGTTTCTGTATTGACCCCGGCCTCAAAATCGACGCCGTAAATATTGTTGTAGTTCCACCAGTCCCAGGCCACTTTCCCGGGGCGAATCCAATCGGTTTCCTCCAGTTGATTCTCTCCGGATAGAATCCAGCTCAGCTGGTTGGTCAAAAGACCGGCATCGCTTTCGGCAATGGCAAAAATGCGCCATGGAAATGTTCGGCTGCCATCGGTTTTGGCTATAAATTCTTCCCTTTCTTTCACGGGTACGTCACGGTCAGTGGTCTGTTCCACTTTTTGAGGATAGTTAGGAAAAACGGCTTCGAGCGTGCCCTTTTCCTTTTTTAACCACATACCCGCATAATCCGTCAGGTCACTCTCGGTGACCAGCACATTTACCCCATCTGCCACCGCCAGCATGGGCAGGCTGCAAAAGGCTCCAGAGACGATTTCCTCTAATTTTTCATACTGATAATATCGCTCGTTGTGGGAATAGAAACTCTGCTCTTCCGGGAAATAGGCCATACTTCCGCCGGCAAAACCGAGTTGCAGATTTTCCGTTAAAATGGTAATTGACCCTGCCTTTTTTCCTGTAAACCGGTAGGCCAGCCCCTCGTCATAAGCACGGCATTCAAAGGTATAATTTCCAAAATCCAGCGACAAGCCGTTGTATTTGTCCGACACTTCGGATGATTTCACGGGCGCCACCGGATGAAGGACCTGGTTGACGGAACTTCTTTGAGCTTTCAATACTTTCCCGCCCCGAAACATATTGGCATCCCCGGCAACTGCCATGCCAATGTGTTTGGCTTCAAAAAGGGATTTTTTACCGGAAGAAACGACCAGTTCGATATCTTCTCCCACCTTGATCTCGGCCTTTATGTTTCCCGAAGGTGATTCGAGTTTGTAGGATTGGGCCTTAAGGTTGACGGTCAAAAAAGCTAAAATGACAAACAAAAAAGTTGGTTGTTGACTGATCTTCATGGTTCTTGTTTTATTCTAAAAAAATGAATTTAATGGCCTAAAAAAGGATCTTGTTGTTGAATCAAAAATCAAAGCGATAACCCTTATTCCACCCCTACTACTCTCACTGTTTGTCCCGGTTCCACCCCTACTACTACTCCACTCAGTTCCTGTCCGGAAAGATCATTCGCATACAGGATTTTTTGCGCTGTTCCATCGACCGCTATTTTTTCAAAATGTCCCGGAAAAAAGGCTTTCCAGGTTATTTTTTGTCCTTGTTTATTGGTGAATATCGATTCTGTATGACCGCTATGGCGAAGGTTGATTTTATTTTGCAGTACGGGAATATTTTCCAGCTCCGCCCATGCCGTCTGATCACTTAACCGGGACTGGGTCATCACCGTGTAAGTCCTCGCATCTGGTTTTATGCCAAACATCCCGGTAGCTATGGAACCCACCACGGCGAACGAAACCTCTGGATAGTCGCGCCTTTCCGTCTGTTCATCACACAAGTACAAAAGAGTCTCGTAAGCTGTCTTCAAAGCTCCGTATTGGTAAAAAACTTCCGGCAGGTGGGAAGCAGATTCAATATTGAGATCTTTGACCCTGCCATTGAGGTCTTTCATTGTGGCCTGCCATTTTACCGGGTCATCCGTCAGGCGATAAAACAACACCGCCTTGTTTTCGGAGAACTTATAGCTGCCGTCATCCATCAAAAAAGTTTTAAAAGCCTGTTTTTCTTCGTCCCACCATTGGGTGTTGATCATAGTTTTTATGGCTTCAAACTGGCGATTCCTGGATTTGGCTCCTTCCAGGTTTCCGTTCCGGTATTCCATAGCTCCTGCAGCTCTGAAAGCCGCGCCCATAATCACCAGTTGATCGAGTCCCATGATCATGTGGCCGCCCTGGCCTTCATCGTACCCGGGAATGCCCCGGCACATGTGGAAGTAATCATTGGAATCGACCTTTTCCACCATGTTCATAAATCGTTTACGCGTGTAAATTTTATCCAGCGATAAGTCCCAGCGGTCGATATAATCTGTCAGGGTTTTTTGATAAAAATGCAAAAATATAGAATCCTTTATCATTTGTTGATCGCCCGTCCAGAGGTAGTGGCTCCAGGCGGCGTTGAGCACATCAAAATTGGCGGGCAGGTTGTACCAGAATTCTTTATCATTCCGGTAATCCACCGGGGCGGGGACGTTGTCTTTATTGATCTCCCAATACGAGCACCAGTCTTTGTATTCGGAAATATTGGCGGCGAATTTGCAGAGCATGTTGGCATTGTGCTCATAAAGTCCCAATACATTCGCCCCTGTTACCTGGTGGGAAACGTCGCGCATACAAAAAGCCTGGCGGTTGGGCAGTGCGGCTTCATACCACTTCCCCACCGGATCTTCCCCATCATGAACATAAGCCATTGCCTGATTTTTGGCCCAGTTAAAAGCCTGCACAAGAGTCTCGTCAGAGGACAGCAGATTCAATCCGTCCTCCTTTGCTATGGATGCATCATTTTCGGCCTTTTTAGGCTCA carries:
- a CDS encoding glycoside hydrolase family 97 protein encodes the protein MKISQQPTFLFVILAFLTVNLKAQSYKLESPSGNIKAEIKVGEDIELVVSSGKKSLFEAKHIGMAVAGDANMFRGGKVLKAQRSSVNQVLHPVAPVKSSEVSDKYNGLSLDFGNYTFECRAYDEGLAYRFTGKKAGSITILTENLQLGFAGGSMAYFPEEQSFYSHNERYYQYEKLEEIVSGAFCSLPMLAVADGVNVLVTESDLTDYAGMWLKKEKGTLEAVFPNYPQKVEQTTDRDVPVKEREEFIAKTDGSRTFPWRIFAIAESDAGLLTNQLSWILSGENQLEETDWIRPGKVAWDWWNYNNIYGVDFEAGVNTETYKYYIDFASENGIEYIILDEGWYKLGDLMSIVPEIDMEELVRYGKEKNVGLILWVVWKTLDDQLEVALDQFEKWGIKGIKVDFMQRDDQWMVNYYERIAKEAAKRKMLVDFHGSYKPAGLHRKYPNVLTREGVCGLEQSKWTEKETPEHNVTLPFIRMVAGPMDYTPGAMINAAKGNYAPVFNQPMSQGTRCHQLAMYVVYESPLQMLADNPTNYRREPEIMQFLGPVPTTWDDTKILDARVADYVVTARRKGSEWYIGAMTDWDPRDLEIRLDFLEAGKKYKVTIYKDGKNAHRHGSDYAVEEKVVEKGDLLKMHLAPGGGWVARLR